From Nicotiana tabacum cultivar K326 chromosome 22, ASM71507v2, whole genome shotgun sequence, one genomic window encodes:
- the LOC107785679 gene encoding uncharacterized protein LOC107785679: protein MCETFNSWILAARHKSIITMLEEIRIKCMERMNSIREFSEKWVGEISPMAMEILGENAQKAAKCEVKFNGETGYEIQDGSYKHVVDFWTCTCTCRSWQLKGIPCAHAITTMHYKNYEVEPYVDHWYRKDTYLKAYSRFIQPLTSMNLWPKSTLPAIEPPVIIAMPGRPNN from the coding sequence ATGTGTGAGACATTCAATAGTTGGATATTGGCAGCTAGGCACAAGTCTATCATTACTATGTTAGAGGAAATTAGAATCAAGTGTATGGAGAGGATGAATAGCATAAGAGAGTTTTCTGAAAAATGGGTAGGTGAGATATCACCCATGGCTATGGAAATACTTGGAGAGAATGCGCAAAAGGCAGCCAAATGTGAAGTCAAATTTAATGGTGAAACAGGGTATGAGATCCAGGATGGGTCATATAAACATGTTGTTGACTTTTGGACATGTACCTGTACTTGTAGATCATGGCAACTCAAAGGAATTCCATGTGCACATGCAATTACAACAATGCATTATAAGAACTATGAGGTTGAGCCATATGTTGACCATTGGTATAGAAAGGATACTTACCTGAAGGCATATAGCAGATTCATTCAACCTTTAACTAGTATGAATTTGTGGCCAAAAAGCACACTGCCTGCTATTGAGCCACCTGTTATAATTGCAATGCCAGGAAGGCCAAATAATTAA